From the Lysobacter sp. FW306-1B-D06B genome, one window contains:
- the fusA gene encoding elongation factor G, whose protein sequence is MARTTPIERYRNFGIMAHIDAGKTTTSERILFYTGVSHKIGEVHEGAATMDWMEQEQERGITITSAATTAFWTGMDKSLPQHRFNIIDTPGHVDFTIEVERSLRVLDGAVFVLCAVGGVQPQSETVWRQANKYSVPRMAFVNKMDRTGANFDKVVEQLKSRLGAYAVPMQVPIGAEDGFEGVVDLLKMKAIHWDVASQGTKFEYRDIPADLQAKAESARSFMIEAAAEATEELMEKYLSEGELTEAEIVEGLRMRTLKVEIVPVFCGSAFKNKGVQAMLDGVINLLPSPADRPPVQGIDENDKEDSRKASDSEPFSALAFKIMTDPFVGALTFFRVYSGVLNSGDQVFNPVKSKKERIGRILQMHANQRDEIKEVRAGDIAAAVGLKDVTTGDTLCSGDHIITLERMTFPEPVISMAVEPKTKSDQEKMGMALSRLAQEDPSFRVRTDEESGQTIIAGMGELHLDIIVDRMRREFNVEANVGKPQVAYRETIRKSDVKSDYKHAKQSGGKGQYGHVVIELSPMNEADRANPDVENDFLFVNDITGGVIPKEFIPAVEKGLRETITSGPLAGFPVVNVKVKLVFGSYHDVDSSEMAFKLASSMAFKEGFRKADPVLLEPMMKVEIVTPEDYVGDVMGDVSRRRGLLSGQDDSPSGKVINAMVPLGEMFGYATSLRSMSQGRATFTMEFDHYAEAPTNIADAVMKKGG, encoded by the coding sequence GTGGCTCGCACCACTCCCATCGAGCGTTACCGCAACTTCGGCATCATGGCCCACATCGATGCCGGCAAGACCACCACGTCCGAACGCATCCTGTTCTACACCGGTGTCAGCCACAAGATCGGCGAAGTGCACGAAGGTGCCGCGACGATGGACTGGATGGAGCAGGAGCAGGAGCGCGGCATCACGATCACGTCGGCCGCGACGACCGCGTTCTGGACCGGCATGGACAAATCCCTGCCGCAGCACCGCTTCAACATCATCGACACCCCCGGCCACGTCGACTTCACCATCGAAGTCGAGCGTTCGCTGCGCGTGCTCGACGGTGCGGTGTTCGTGCTGTGCGCCGTGGGCGGCGTGCAGCCGCAGTCGGAGACCGTGTGGCGTCAGGCCAACAAGTACTCCGTGCCGCGCATGGCGTTCGTCAACAAGATGGACCGCACCGGTGCCAACTTCGACAAGGTCGTCGAGCAGCTGAAGTCGCGCCTGGGCGCGTACGCTGTTCCGATGCAGGTGCCGATCGGCGCCGAAGACGGCTTCGAGGGCGTGGTCGACCTGCTCAAGATGAAGGCCATCCACTGGGATGTCGCTTCGCAGGGCACCAAGTTCGAGTACCGCGACATTCCGGCCGACCTTCAGGCGAAGGCCGAGAGCGCGCGCAGCTTCATGATCGAAGCCGCCGCCGAGGCCACCGAAGAGCTGATGGAGAAGTACCTCTCCGAAGGCGAGCTGACCGAGGCCGAGATCGTCGAAGGCCTGCGCATGCGCACGCTGAAGGTCGAGATCGTTCCGGTGTTCTGTGGTTCGGCGTTCAAGAACAAGGGCGTGCAGGCCATGCTCGACGGCGTGATCAACCTGCTGCCGTCGCCGGCCGATCGTCCGCCGGTGCAGGGCATCGACGAGAACGACAAGGAAGACAGCCGCAAGGCGTCCGATTCCGAGCCGTTCTCGGCGCTCGCGTTCAAGATCATGACCGACCCGTTCGTCGGTGCGCTGACGTTCTTCCGCGTCTACTCGGGCGTGCTCAACTCCGGCGACCAGGTGTTCAACCCGGTCAAGTCGAAGAAGGAGCGCATCGGCCGCATCCTGCAGATGCACGCCAACCAGCGCGACGAGATCAAGGAAGTGCGCGCGGGCGACATCGCTGCCGCCGTGGGCCTGAAGGACGTGACGACGGGCGACACGCTGTGCTCGGGCGATCACATCATCACGCTTGAGCGCATGACGTTCCCGGAGCCCGTCATCTCGATGGCCGTCGAGCCGAAGACCAAGTCGGACCAGGAAAAGATGGGCATGGCCCTGAGCCGTCTGGCTCAGGAAGATCCCAGCTTCCGCGTTCGTACCGACGAGGAATCCGGCCAGACGATCATCGCCGGCATGGGCGAGCTGCACCTGGACATCATCGTTGACCGCATGCGCCGCGAGTTCAACGTGGAAGCGAACGTCGGCAAGCCGCAGGTGGCTTACCGCGAAACGATCCGCAAGTCGGACGTGAAGTCGGACTACAAGCACGCCAAGCAGTCGGGTGGTAAGGGTCAGTACGGTCACGTCGTGATCGAGCTGTCGCCGATGAACGAAGCCGATCGCGCCAACCCGGATGTCGAGAACGATTTCCTGTTCGTCAACGACATCACCGGCGGCGTGATTCCGAAGGAATTCATCCCGGCGGTCGAGAAGGGCCTGCGCGAAACCATCACCAGCGGTCCGCTGGCTGGCTTCCCTGTCGTGAACGTCAAGGTCAAGCTGGTGTTCGGCTCGTACCACGACGTCGACTCGTCGGAAATGGCGTTCAAGCTCGCTTCGTCGATGGCGTTCAAGGAAGGCTTCCGCAAGGCGGATCCGGTCCTGCTCGAGCCGATGATGAAGGTCGAGATCGTGACGCCGGAAGACTACGTCGGCGACGTCATGGGCGACGTGAGCCGTCGTCGTGGTCTGCTGTCCGGTCAGGACGACAGCCCGTCGGGCAAGGTCATCAACGCGATGGTGCCGCTGGGCGAAATGTTCGGCTACGCGACGTCGCTGCGTTCGATGTCGCAGGGCCGCGCAACGTTCACGATGGAGTTCGATCACTACGCCGAAGCCCCGACCAACATCGCCGACGCGGTGATGAAGAAGGGCGGCTGA
- the rpsJ gene encoding 30S ribosomal protein S10 — translation MADQKIRIRLKAYDHRLIDRSASEIVETAKRTGAQVKGPIPLPTKIERYTILVSPHADKDARDQYETRTHKRVLDIVDPNDKTVDALMKLELAAGVDVQIKLT, via the coding sequence ATGGCGGACCAAAAGATCCGAATCCGGCTGAAAGCGTACGATCATCGCCTGATCGACCGTTCGGCCAGCGAGATCGTCGAGACGGCGAAGCGTACCGGTGCCCAGGTCAAGGGCCCGATCCCGCTGCCGACCAAGATCGAGCGTTACACCATTCTCGTTTCGCCGCACGCCGACAAGGATGCGCGCGACCAGTACGAGACCCGCACGCACAAGCGCGTGCTCGACATCGTCGACCCCAACGACAAGACCGTGGACGCGCTGATGAAGCTCGAGCTCGCGGCGGGCGTTGACGTCCAGATCAAGCTGACCTGA